A DNA window from Sylvia atricapilla isolate bSylAtr1 chromosome 6, bSylAtr1.pri, whole genome shotgun sequence contains the following coding sequences:
- the INSM2 gene encoding insulinoma-associated protein 2, with translation MPRGFLVKRSRRPGGSYRARPRERDPDRDPPAAPPPPPPAGGDSPGAGQGAEREKREEEEGAVAARPATWPPGGGSGLTPPEAPAAWGAAGPCSAAGPRAALFERCLSSPASAESFPLAASFPPAEKLLLRPRTPLPAPPPPSVPAVKRPSRAKAPAKKGKAARKLSFADEVTTSPVLGLRIKEEGPESRPGPPAGRTPLGEFICQLCKEQYADPLALAQHRCSRIVRVEYRCPECHKIFSCPANLASHRRWHKPRPGPSAEGAASAPPGKENSPERRPRGPAAPQPPPPARQHRGGADSAGGAPAAPGPGPAHGGAPGPGPGGEAFACPCCQKRFRRQAYLRKHLGTHGAARPAAFGPPERGPLAFACHLCGARFPSADIRDKHRLWHAVREELLLPPPPPAGVPESGAAGGERQGFPCKHCPATFFSAPGLARHASKCHPPESRQVLLLQVPVRPGC, from the coding sequence ATGCCGCGCGGTTTCCTCGTCAAGCGCAGCCGGAGACCCGGCGGCTCCTACCGGGCGCGCCCGCGGGAGCGGGACCCGGACCGGGACCCTccggccgccccgccgccgccgccgcccgccggcggggacagccccggcgCCGGGCAGGGAGCGGAGCGGGAGAAGcgcgaggaggaggagggagccgTCGCCGCTCGGCCCGCGACGTGGCCccccggcggcggctccgggctcACCCCGCCGGAGGCTCCGGCCGCctggggggcggcggggccgtgcagcgcggcggggccgcgggcggcTCTCTTCGAGCGGTGCCTCAGCTCCCCCGCCTCCGCCGAGTCCTTCCCCCTGGCCGCCTCCTTCCCGCCCGCCgagaagctgctgctgcggCCGCGCACGCCgctgcccgccccgccgccgccgtcGGTGCCCGCCGTGAAGCGGCCGTCTCGGGCCAAGGCGCCGGCCAAGAAGGGCAAGGCCGCTCGGAAGCTGAGCTTCGCCGACGAGGTGACCACCTCGCCCGTGCTGGGGCTGCGCATCAAAGAGGAGGGCCCCGAGAGCCGGCCGGGGCCGCCGGCGGGGCGCACGCCGCTGGGCGAGTTCATCTGCCAGCTGTGCAAGGAGCAGTACGCGGACCCGCTGGCGCTGGCCCAGCACCGCTGCTCCCGCATCGTGCGCGTCGAGTACCGCTGCCCCGAGTGCCACAAGATCTTCAGCTGTCCCGCCAACCTGGCCTCGCACCGCCGCTGGCACAAGCCGCGTCCCGGCCCCAGCGCCGAAGGCGCCGCCTCCGCCCCGCCGGGCAAGGAGAACAGCCCCgagcggcggccccgcggccccgccgcgccccagccgccgccgccggcccgtCAGCACCGCGGCGGAGCGGACAGCGCCGGCGGCgccccggccgcccccggccccggcccggctcaCGGCGGCGCTCCCGGTCCGGGCCCCGGCGGGGAGGCGTTCgcctgcccctgctgccagAAGCGGTTCCGGCGGCAGGCTTACCTCCGCAAGCACCTGGGCACCCACGGGGCGGCGCGGCCCGCCGCCTTCGGGCCGCCGGAGCGCGGGCCCCTCGCCTTCGCCTGCCACCTCTGCGGCGCCCGCTTCCCCTCGGCGGACATCAGGGACAAGCACCGGCTGTGGCACGCCGTgcgggaggagctgctgctgccgccgccgccgcccgccggggTCCCCGAgagcggcgcggcgggcggggagcgcCAGGGCTTCCCCTGCAAACACTGCCCCGCCACCTTCTTCAGCGCGCCCGGGCTGGCGCGGCACGCCAGCAAGTGCCACCCTCCGGAGAGcaggcaggtcctgctgctccaggtgcccGTCCGGCCCGGCTGCTag